CTAAAAGCCGGTGAGATAGCTAGGCAGTACTTTGCAAATGTGGATATAGATCCGGTAAATTTCAACTAAATTTACTGATTTATTACCACATTTGGTAGTTTTAGACTTTTTGCAGTTTTACTAAAAACTATAAGATCCTCAACACTTTGAACACTCCAAGGCACCCTTTTTATACACTCTTTAAAGATCTCAGACGCAGCTATAGCGTCATTTAAAGCCCTATGATGAGCATTGTTTATGCCTAAAAGTTCTTTTAGAGTACCAAGTCCGTATTTTTGCGAAGGTATGGTTCTGCGAGCTAGATCTATAGTGCAAATTCGTCTATTTAAAAGCATACCAAAGCCCTGTTTTTCTAGGCTAACGCTTATAAAATCATAGTCAAATTTAACATTATGTGCTACAAATACACTATCTCCTAAAAATAGCTTGAACTTTTCAAGTACGCTAGCAAGACTGGGTGCATCTATAAGATCTGTAGGATAAATCCCCGTAAGCTCACTGATATTTTCTGGAATATCAGGAGCATAAATAAAGCTCTCAAAACGGCCTATTTCTTTACCATCAAGTAATTTTAGCGCCCCTATTTCGATGATCTGACCTGTTTTGATACCACCATTTGTTTCTATATCAACTACACAAAAAATTTGATCCTTAAAGTCTGTATATCTAGTTTTTAGGGTGACTTTTTTGGTTTCAGTTTTTATAAGGTCTAATCCCAAAATACGCCAATCATCAAAGTTTTTTATATCGATGAGCTCTTTGATACTATCTATATCGTTGGCTTTTTGTAAGAAATCATAATGATTTAAGCTACTTTTGCCGAGTAAATTTATAAAATTTTCTAGCTTTTGTTCCAAATTTATAACTTTTTATAATTTTAACGCTTTGATAGCTTCTGCGTAATTGCTTGAGCTAAATACGAAATTTCCAGCTACTACTATATCTACGCCCGCTTCATCAAGTTCGCTAACGTTTAGTCCATTTACGCCTCCATCGACTTCTATAAGACAAGCTGCGTTTTTGGATTCTATGAGTTCTCTTAGTTGTTTTGCTTTATCTAAGACTGATGGGATAAACTTTTGTCCGCCAAAGCCGGGATTTACACTCATCAAAAGCACCATATCTACATCGTTTATTATGTATTCTAAGCTAGAAACAGGGGTGTGTGGATTTAACACTATGGCAGGATTTACGCCATTTTTTCTTATG
The sequence above is a segment of the Campylobacter hyointestinalis subsp. lawsonii genome. Coding sequences within it:
- a CDS encoding 3'-5' exonuclease, with translation MEQKLENFINLLGKSSLNHYDFLQKANDIDSIKELIDIKNFDDWRILGLDLIKTETKKVTLKTRYTDFKDQIFCVVDIETNGGIKTGQIIEIGALKLLDGKEIGRFESFIYAPDIPENISELTGIYPTDLIDAPSLASVLEKFKLFLGDSVFVAHNVKFDYDFISVSLEKQGFGMLLNRRICTIDLARRTIPSQKYGLGTLKELLGINNAHHRALNDAIAASEIFKECIKRVPWSVQSVEDLIVFSKTAKSLKLPNVVINQ
- the rpe gene encoding ribulose-phosphate 3-epimerase, producing MYVAPSILSADFGRLDDEVKAICEAGADLVHVDVMDGHFVPNLTIGPLVVNAVAKSSIKPLDIHLMVENVPFFVDLFLPLKPKFISFHIEEEKHPLRLCDHIRKNGVNPAIVLNPHTPVSSLEYIINDVDMVLLMSVNPGFGGQKFIPSVLDKAKQLRELIESKNAACLIEVDGGVNGLNVSELDEAGVDIVVAGNFVFSSSNYAEAIKALKL